From Kitasatospora sp. MAP12-44:
GCCCGGCCGGATCGGTGGCCGGGGAGTGCAGGAGTACGGCCACCTGTTGTCCGGTGCGCAGGCAGATGCGGGCACCGCCGTCCGCCTGGGTGAGGGTGCCGGCGGTGTGCGGCAGCACGGCTTCGCCGGCTGCCCGGCAGGGCCGCGCGGCCGGTGTGGTGGGCGCGGCGGCGTGGGCGACGGGGCCGGCGCAGCCCGCGGTCAGGAGCAGCAGCAGAGCGGCGCGGGCTGCGCCGGTGGTTCCGCGGTGGGTCACGGTGTGTGCCTCAGGTCGTCACGAAGGGACCGGGCGGGCGGGTGGCCGGTCGGCGGACCCGCCCGCCCGGAGCGGCTCAGCCCTGGTCGGTGGGCGAGTTGTAGTACAGGTCGCAGCCGCCGGCGCCGTTGGCGGCGTTGTTGCTCCACAGCGGTTGGACGGCGAACTTCTGACCGCCCAGCGTGACGAGGCCGTAGGTGCTCCTGTCCGACGAGCACTTGTCGGCGCTGTCCGTGCCGGCGTCGTTGTCGGTGGCCCAGCCGGTGGCGTTGGGCTCGACGATCGGGTTGGTGACGCTCTCGGCCCACTCGCGTCCGCCGACCTCGGTGACACCCTCGGTGGCGGGGTTCACCCCGCTGTCGCCCGGGTCGACGGCGTCGGCACCACAGGCGGCACCCGCGTCGGAGACGTACGGCATGTTGGTGTAGGAGATCTGGCTGCCGTCCGGCAGTGTCGCGCTGTCGTGCCAGGCGCAGTAGCCGCCCGCCGTGCCTGCGGCGAAGCCGGCCGGCACCACGCCGGTGGGTGAGTCGATCACGATCTGGGTCTCCGACTGGTTGAGGCCGAAGCGCAGGGCGACCTTGACCGCCTCGGCCTGGATGTCGGCGCTGCTCGGCGTCGCCGGCGCGGGTGCGCTGTCGTCGAGCCAGATGCCGAGCAGCGAGTAGAACGAGGCGCGTCCGGCGAAGTCGGTGGCACCCGAGCAGTCGGCGGATCCGGCCGGGATGCCGGAGCAATACTGGGTCACCGAACTGCTCCAGTTGTCGTGCGGGGTGCCAAGGCCGTTCAGGAAGTCCCGCTGCAACGGGGCTTCGCCGGCCGGGTCGTTGGTGATGCCGCCGCTGCCCCACTGCGAGCCCCAGTAGACGACGAAGACCCGCGGGGTGTGCTGGACCGGACCGCCGTGGTAGGTCAGTTTGCCGGTGTCGGCGGGGCCGGCGTCCGGGGTGGCGGCAAGGCCGGGCTGGGTCGAGAGGCCGAGCGCGGCGATGGCGAGGCCGACGGCGGCGAGACCGCGGCGGTACTTGGGGCGTGAGGACATTCTCGTCTCCAGTGCGAGTCGGGCCCGTCGACCTGAGTGGTCGCGGCCTGTGCCGCGATCGGTGACGGTGCCGACCACGGTCGCGACCGGAGAGCGGGCGAGCAATACGGATTTGCGGCACCACCCATACGCAAACAAATCCGGACCCGGCGGAACTGTATATGCACCGTGGAGGGAGACTTGACTGTTATTTGCAATCTTTTTGCTTGTTCTCTATATATTTCGCCGGTGATTTCGGTGAATTCTACGACCCTGCAAAGCCACACCAGTAAGGAGACATCGGTCATGACCGGTATCAACTGCCGCAAGGCCCTGACCCTGGCCACCGTCGCGGCCACCCTGCTCACCGCGGCACTGGCCGCCTCCGCCCCGACCGCCGCTGCCGCGGCCCGAGGCGGGTTCCCGCACTTCGACCACGGGGTGCGCGCCGACGAGTTCTGGGCCGGCTACACCGAGACCGGTGACACGTTCACCTCGGTCAGCGCCCAGTGGAGGGTGCCGAGCCTGGACTGCGACTCCACCCCCGACAGCGTGGTCTCGCCCTGGGTCGGACTGGACGGCTTCGACTCCGACACCGTCGAACAGATCGGCTTCGACCAGGACTGCAGCAACGGCAGGGTGAAGTACGAGCCGTGGGTCGAGATGTACCCGAAGCACTCGGTCTACTTCGACGAGACCATGGAGGCCGGCGACCACATCGCGGCCTCCGTCGACGTCGACGGCCAGGACTTCACGCTCACCGAGACCGACAGCACCCAGGGCTGGTCGAAGACCTACCACGAGACCGGCGACTACCAGCTCAACTCCGCCGAGGTGATACTCGAGGACCTCGGCAGCGGCATCCAGCCGGTCGCCGACTTCGGAGCGTTGAACTTCACCGACGCCACCGCGAACGATCAGTCGCTCGGCGATGCCGGCACACCCAACTCCACCGACCTCACGCGCAGCGGCACCCGGCTGACCGCCAACTCCCAGCTCGACGGCGACCAGTTCAGCATCAGATGGCGGCACGCCTGACTCCGGACGCCCGCACTGCCGGGATGTCCCCGAAGCCAGTTCCCCACTCGGCGCCTTGCCGCGAACACGTTCGCGACAAGGCGCCGACCCATGACCAGAGCCTGGAAGGTACCGGATGCGCGAAGGCGTCAACGAACGGAGACTACGGAGAGTGCTGGGATCGGCCGTCGACGGCCGGCCCGGCTTGGTGGTGGTCGAGGGGGAGGCGGGGGCCGGCAAGACCTGGTTCGTGCAGCGGCTGCTGGGCCTTCCGGAAGCCCGGGGCGTCGCCCGGACGGTCGTCCGGGCGACGCCGGCCGGCGCCGTGGTCCTGGCCGGTCCGGCGCAGCCGGCGCCGGCTCAGGACGGCTCGCTGCCCGGGCCGTTGTGCGAGCTGCGGGAGCTGCTCGACCTGCGGCCGACCGGACTGCTGGTGGTGGAGGACGTGCACCGGGCCGGGCCTGCGGACCGGGCCGAGCTGCGCGGGTTGCTCGAATACCCGCCGGACGGCCTGTGCATCGTGCTGACCTATCGGCCGGAGGAGCTGGCCGAGCCGGGCCTGGTGCTCGGCGCGGCGCTGGAACTGCCGGCGGAGCTGGCCACCCTGCGGATCGCACTGCGCCCGCTCGACCACCGCGAGGTGCGGCAGCTGGCCCTGGAGGCCATCGGCGAGAGCTGCTCGACGGAGTTCACCACCCGGCTGCACCAGCGTTCCGGCGGGGTGGCGCAGGTGGTCGTGGACCTGCTGGCCGATCTGGCCCCGGGGTCGGAGGCGGACTGCGAGCGCCTGACGGCACGGCAGGTGGACGAGGTCGTACTCCCCGTGCGGCCGGCCGAACTGATCCTGGGGCGCACCTGCGCGCTGGCGACGGCCCACCGGCCCATCGCCTGGGCGGCCGCGGTGCTGGACGAGCCGGCCGGGGCGGCCGCCCTGGCCGAGGTCGCCGGTATGCCGGGCGCGGCCGGCCACCTCGCGCTGCTGGCCGCGCTGCGGACCGCCGCACTTCACCAACTCGGCCAGGACCGCTACGGGTTCCGGGTCCCGATGGCGGCCACCGCGGTGTACCGGACGGTCCCCGGCCCGGCCCGGCAGGCCCTGCACAGCCGGGCCGCGGCGCTGCTGGAGCGGCGGGAACAGGTGCCCTGGGCACAGCTGGCCAGGCACCGTTTCGCCGGCGGGCGGAACTATGACTGGGTGGAGGGCGTGGCCAGGTCGGTCGAGGAGGCAGCCGGGACGGGCGCCCATGAGTCGGTGGTCACGCTCCTCGAAGAGGCACTCGCCGAGCCCGGCCTGCCGAACTCCGCCCGGCAGCGACTGGCCCCGACCCTGGCCCGCAGCGCAGTGTTGGGCCTCAGCTCGGAGCAGACGGCGGTGCTGCTGCGCCGCGTCGTCGACGAGGGCGCGCTGCCCGGCGCGGCCCGTGGCGAGATCCGGCTCGGGCTCGGCCTGCTGCTGCTCAACCATCTCGACCGGGGAGTCGAGGCCTATCGCGAACTGATCCGAGCAGCGGAGGAGCTGGAGAGTGACCCGGCGCTGGCGGCACGCGCGCTGGCGGCCCTCGGGGCGGTGGACGTGCCGGGCATCCCGGTGGCCGAAGGCCTCGACTGGCTGGCCAAGGCGGCGGCCCGGGCGGAGGAGAGCGGGGATGCCGCCGCCCGGACGGCGGTGACGGCCAACCGCATCAGTCTGCTGACCTCCGTGGGGGATTCCGCGGCGTGGCGGCTGCTGGAGGGGCTGCCGCAGAGCAGTGACGATCCGCACTGCCTGCACCACTGCGCCCGGGCGCTGTGCAACGCCG
This genomic window contains:
- a CDS encoding G1 family glutamic endopeptidase, producing MTGINCRKALTLATVAATLLTAALAASAPTAAAAARGGFPHFDHGVRADEFWAGYTETGDTFTSVSAQWRVPSLDCDSTPDSVVSPWVGLDGFDSDTVEQIGFDQDCSNGRVKYEPWVEMYPKHSVYFDETMEAGDHIAASVDVDGQDFTLTETDSTQGWSKTYHETGDYQLNSAEVILEDLGSGIQPVADFGALNFTDATANDQSLGDAGTPNSTDLTRSGTRLTANSQLDGDQFSIRWRHA
- a CDS encoding LuxR C-terminal-related transcriptional regulator yields the protein MLGSAVDGRPGLVVVEGEAGAGKTWFVQRLLGLPEARGVARTVVRATPAGAVVLAGPAQPAPAQDGSLPGPLCELRELLDLRPTGLLVVEDVHRAGPADRAELRGLLEYPPDGLCIVLTYRPEELAEPGLVLGAALELPAELATLRIALRPLDHREVRQLALEAIGESCSTEFTTRLHQRSGGVAQVVVDLLADLAPGSEADCERLTARQVDEVVLPVRPAELILGRTCALATAHRPIAWAAAVLDEPAGAAALAEVAGMPGAAGHLALLAALRTAALHQLGQDRYGFRVPMAATAVYRTVPGPARQALHSRAAALLERREQVPWAQLARHRFAGGRNYDWVEGVARSVEEAAGTGAHESVVTLLEEALAEPGLPNSARQRLAPTLARSAVLGLSSEQTAVLLRRVVDEGALPGAARGEIRLGLGLLLLNHLDRGVEAYRELIRAAEELESDPALAARALAALGAVDVPGIPVAEGLDWLAKAAARAEESGDAAARTAVTANRISLLTSVGDSAAWRLLEGLPQSSDDPHCLHHCARALCNAAGGAFWLGEYGRSADLLAQALEPAVRSGSRRVEKLVRWSAVLLDWATGRWDGLAARARALVAEAENMPSVVNEAHLVLGVVALAKGDWVQVGTSLTRPDRPGGDVPQAAAAAGARIRLALARGDVPAAAERAGAVWAALRTKAVWAWAAGPAPWAVEATVCAGRPDAAREMVEELAAGIASRTAPLADAALTWCRGLLAEADGDLARAAECYREARVGHLALPRPYEAALLAERIARVTLAADRSSPDGLDELRLAEGELEKLGASWDLARVRTAMRGHPSVDRQPLGRPSYGDRLSPREREVAALAAGGLTNREIATTLYLSPRTVEQHVARAMRKLRVVSRADLSVGDGPGAE